A single region of the Massilia sp. erpn genome encodes:
- a CDS encoding HlyD family efflux transporter periplasmic adaptor subunit: protein MTTQAPTIPPQVATAAAPAKMRRKILLLALGVTTVLAGAGYASYWYSTGRYLVATDDAYVAGHVIQLTPQIAGTVLSVHADDTDFVQAGSVLAQLDPADAQLALERAQSLLAQTVRQTEALYLNQGVQAAAVAQRETEVKRARADLAQRSALKGSGAVSEEEIRHAEDTLRGASAALDASRQQLAASRALAGAGPVQEHPAVAQARAALNEAELALERTRILAPRSGYLARRNVQVGQRVAVGAALAAVVPLDELWVDANFKESQLRHMRIGQAVKLSADLFGQSVVYHGRVVGLSAGTGSAFNLLPAQNATGNWIKVVQRLPVRVALDPAELRAHPLRVGLSMLAEVNVEQQDGAQLAPAQPKAAATRGSAQRLAQASAAR from the coding sequence ATGACTACCCAAGCCCCCACCATTCCGCCGCAAGTCGCCACCGCCGCCGCGCCGGCCAAAATGCGCCGCAAAATCCTGCTGCTGGCCCTGGGCGTCACCACCGTGCTGGCGGGCGCCGGCTACGCCAGCTACTGGTACAGCACCGGGCGCTATCTGGTCGCCACCGACGATGCCTATGTGGCCGGCCATGTGATCCAGCTGACGCCGCAGATCGCCGGCACGGTGCTGTCGGTGCATGCCGACGATACCGATTTCGTGCAGGCCGGCAGCGTGCTGGCCCAGCTCGACCCGGCCGACGCCCAGCTGGCCCTGGAGCGCGCGCAAAGCCTGCTGGCGCAGACCGTGCGCCAGACCGAAGCCCTGTACCTGAACCAGGGCGTGCAGGCGGCCGCCGTGGCCCAGCGCGAAACCGAGGTGAAACGCGCGCGCGCCGACCTGGCCCAGCGCAGCGCCCTGAAAGGCAGCGGCGCCGTCTCGGAAGAAGAAATCCGCCACGCCGAAGACACGCTGCGCGGTGCCAGCGCGGCCCTCGACGCCAGCCGCCAGCAGCTGGCCGCCAGCCGCGCCCTGGCCGGCGCCGGTCCGGTGCAGGAGCATCCCGCCGTGGCCCAGGCCAGGGCGGCGCTGAACGAAGCCGAACTGGCGCTGGAGCGTACCCGGATTCTGGCGCCGCGCAGCGGCTATCTGGCGCGGCGCAATGTGCAGGTCGGGCAGCGCGTGGCGGTCGGCGCGGCGCTGGCCGCCGTGGTGCCGCTCGACGAGCTGTGGGTCGACGCCAATTTCAAGGAAAGCCAGTTGCGCCATATGCGCATCGGCCAGGCGGTCAAGCTGAGCGCCGACCTGTTCGGCCAGAGCGTGGTGTACCACGGCCGCGTGGTCGGCCTGAGCGCCGGCACCGGCAGCGCCTTCAATCTGCTGCCGGCGCAAAACGCCACCGGCAACTGGATCAAGGTGGTGCAGCGCCTGCCGGTGCGCGTCGCCCTCGACCCGGCCGAGCTGCGCGCCCATCCGCTGCGCGTCGGCCTGTCGATGCTGGCCGAAGTGAACGTCGAGCAGCAGGATGGCGCGCAGCTGGCGCCGGCCCAGCCGAAGGCCGCCGCCACGCGCGGCAGCGCCCAGCGCCTGGCCCAAGCCAGCGCAGCGCGCTAA
- a CDS encoding DHA2 family efflux MFS transporter permease subunit, which translates to MTTAVAAPPPLTGMRLVLASIALALATFMNVLDITIANVSIPSIAGDIGVSASQGTWVITSFAVANAIAVPLTGWLTQRYGQVRLFVGAVLLFVLASLLCGLASNLETLIAFRILQGASAGPMIPLSQALLLQSYPKEKSGMALAMWAMTTMIAPVLGPILGGWISDNISWPWIFYINIPTGLFAAWLVWVLLRERESPRVKKPIDGIGLLLLIVWVGCLQVMLDKGKELDWFASSEIVALAITAALTFLIFLIWETTHEHPVVDLSLFKGRNFAVGTLAISLGYGVFFANLVLLPLWLQQFAGYTATWAGLVSAPVGILALLLSPTVGKNIGRLDVRWLASFSFAVFALVCWMRSHFNMQADVGTLMLPQLIQGAAMATFFVPLTALCLAGLAPARLPAASGLCNFARITAGAFGASAAGTFWDDRASQHHVRLAEAVSPYASATQDMLARMQGVGYSVEQSLQLIERQVNTQAYMLAANDIFWGSALLFVLLIGVVWLARPVAQPGKVDAGGAH; encoded by the coding sequence ATGACTACCGCTGTTGCCGCCCCGCCGCCGCTGACCGGCATGCGCCTGGTGCTGGCCTCCATCGCCCTGGCGCTGGCCACCTTCATGAATGTGCTCGACATTACGATCGCCAATGTCTCCATTCCCTCCATCGCCGGCGACATCGGCGTCAGCGCCAGCCAAGGCACCTGGGTCATCACCTCCTTTGCCGTCGCCAACGCCATCGCCGTGCCGCTCACCGGCTGGCTCACCCAGCGCTACGGCCAGGTGCGCCTGTTCGTCGGCGCCGTGCTGCTGTTCGTGCTGGCCTCCCTGCTGTGCGGCCTGGCCAGCAACCTGGAAACGCTGATCGCCTTCCGCATCCTGCAAGGCGCGTCGGCCGGTCCCATGATCCCGCTGTCGCAAGCCTTGCTGCTGCAAAGCTATCCGAAAGAGAAGTCCGGCATGGCGCTCGCCATGTGGGCCATGACCACCATGATCGCGCCCGTGCTCGGCCCCATCCTCGGCGGCTGGATCTCGGACAATATCTCCTGGCCCTGGATCTTCTACATCAACATCCCCACCGGCCTGTTCGCCGCCTGGCTGGTCTGGGTGCTGCTGCGCGAGCGCGAATCGCCGCGCGTCAAGAAGCCCATCGACGGCATCGGCCTGCTGCTGCTGATCGTCTGGGTCGGCTGCCTGCAGGTCATGCTCGACAAGGGCAAGGAGCTGGACTGGTTCGCCTCCAGCGAAATCGTCGCGCTGGCGATCACCGCCGCGCTGACCTTCCTCATCTTCCTGATCTGGGAAACCACGCATGAGCATCCGGTGGTGGATCTGAGCCTGTTCAAGGGACGCAATTTTGCCGTCGGCACGCTCGCCATCTCGCTCGGCTACGGCGTGTTCTTCGCCAACCTGGTGCTGCTGCCCCTGTGGCTGCAGCAGTTCGCCGGCTACACCGCCACCTGGGCGGGACTGGTCAGCGCCCCAGTCGGCATCCTCGCCCTGCTGCTCTCGCCCACGGTCGGCAAGAATATCGGGCGGCTCGACGTGCGCTGGCTGGCCAGCTTCTCCTTCGCCGTGTTTGCGCTGGTGTGCTGGATGCGCTCCCACTTCAATATGCAGGCCGACGTCGGCACCCTCATGCTGCCGCAGCTGATCCAGGGCGCGGCCATGGCCACCTTCTTCGTCCCGCTGACGGCGCTCTGCCTGGCCGGCCTGGCGCCGGCGCGCCTGCCCGCCGCCTCCGGCCTGTGCAACTTCGCCCGCATCACCGCCGGCGCTTTCGGCGCCTCCGCCGCCGGCACCTTCTGGGACGACCGCGCCAGCCAGCACCACGTGCGCCTGGCCGAAGCGGTCAGCCCCTACGCCAGCGCCACGCAAGACATGCTGGCGCGGATGCAAGGCGTCGGCTACAGCGTCGAGCAATCCCTGCAGCTGATCGAAAGACAGGTCAACACCCAAGCCTATATGCTCGCCGCCAACGACATCTTCTGGGGTTCCGCCCTGCTGTTCGTCCTGCTGATCGGCGTCGTCTGGCTCGCCCGCCCCGTCGCTCAGCCCGGCAAAGTCGACGCCGGCGGCGCCCACTAA
- a CDS encoding Ig-like domain-containing protein produces MAIHSTSFDALPSPAPSTPDLPEVWDSWITHDNLTNFASAHYIGSATPNSLVKLYNGDTLISSTTANASGKYEFQGFTLQDGLYHLQATETGSDGVESARSGTLDVTIDTKAPAPPTPVLAAISHTGGTGVDDATNHLMPTFSGVTEPNALVGLFAFERGLGDMGSVYADANGFFTIQCNKQLPEKTVTVYLRVMDMAKNSAMSAVPLKLLVDATKPATLANLDLADSSDSGWSATDNITNAAAPVFAGSGAEAGATVRLFAGAQQVGSATADASGNWSAAAANVAEGRNIVFTVDQVDRAGNISELRSAPLSVTIDRTAAAAPGLELSSASDSGVSASDKITSALNPEFTGAAEAGAAVRLYAGTQQVGTTTTDASGHWSITVANAAAGRDIAFSVEQEDAAGNISARSPVMKVTIDREVATLGAPDLAASSDSGSSATDNLTNAANPVFTGSGGEVGATVRLFAGNVQAGSALVDANGNWSVTATGVGAGSNIPFTVEQVDKAGNISARSAALSVSIDRSVVAPGVPDLAAQSDSGISASDNLTNAVNPVFTGSGGEAGATIRLYAGTAQVGSGTVDASGNWSVTALNPAAGSNIAFTVDQVDLAGNISAHSAALNVNIDRTGPGPFTDTNGAANQLYAGSGYGTSTGVTAKATDAVTGSYSLSYNPGGIFAINANTGEITLANSNALGQGSYTVTVQAQDAAGNTGSGNYSITALPPYVPNRPPSAGDDTPYTNTGVRDTTDRSSLYIAISDLMKNDNDPDGPIYFSGFQSQVGGTVQQSGNYLIFTPMKGFNGKAQFSYTITDGQYSDTATVSFNVSATSNPFAHASDMQKLYVAIFNRAADAGGLKWYVEQWNTFPNTLNIDELAKSLYESREGLDIGWKALDNTSFVKKIYDNLFDRGGDLIDQGGLQFWVNALNNGLERHKAFAAIYGGAAAADKQVANNKILAAEYLTHSINTPGEQSGVWNQWVMNNFIEGVKTEADLFNARLHANETVAQLTGQPLDQTNLNSAYPDYIF; encoded by the coding sequence ATGGCAATTCACAGCACTTCCTTCGACGCCCTTCCCTCACCGGCACCAAGCACGCCCGATCTCCCCGAGGTTTGGGATAGCTGGATCACCCACGACAACCTCACCAATTTTGCGTCTGCCCACTATATCGGCAGCGCGACGCCGAATTCCCTGGTCAAACTGTATAACGGCGACACCCTGATCTCCAGCACCACCGCGAATGCCAGCGGCAAATATGAATTCCAGGGCTTTACCCTGCAGGATGGCCTTTACCATTTGCAGGCCACGGAAACCGGCAGCGACGGCGTCGAGTCGGCGCGTTCCGGCACGCTGGACGTCACGATCGACACCAAAGCGCCGGCGCCGCCGACGCCCGTGCTGGCCGCCATTTCCCATACGGGCGGCACGGGTGTGGATGATGCAACCAATCATCTGATGCCCACCTTCAGCGGCGTGACCGAGCCGAATGCGCTGGTCGGCCTGTTCGCTTTCGAGCGCGGCCTGGGCGATATGGGTTCCGTCTATGCCGACGCAAACGGTTTCTTCACCATCCAGTGCAACAAGCAGTTGCCGGAAAAAACCGTGACCGTCTATCTGCGCGTGATGGACATGGCGAAAAATTCGGCCATGTCCGCTGTGCCGCTGAAGCTGTTGGTCGATGCCACCAAACCGGCAACACTGGCCAATCTCGACCTGGCCGACAGTTCCGACAGCGGCTGGTCCGCCACCGATAACATCACCAATGCCGCCGCTCCCGTCTTTGCCGGCAGCGGCGCGGAAGCCGGCGCCACCGTGCGCCTGTTTGCCGGCGCCCAGCAGGTCGGCAGCGCCACGGCCGATGCCAGCGGCAACTGGAGCGCGGCGGCCGCGAATGTGGCGGAAGGACGGAATATCGTGTTCACCGTCGACCAGGTGGACCGTGCCGGCAATATCAGCGAGCTGCGCTCTGCGCCGCTGAGCGTGACCATCGACCGCACTGCCGCCGCCGCGCCCGGGTTGGAGCTGAGCAGCGCATCCGACAGTGGCGTCTCGGCCAGCGACAAGATTACCAGCGCCCTCAACCCTGAATTTACCGGCGCGGCTGAAGCCGGCGCCGCAGTGCGCCTGTACGCGGGCACTCAACAGGTCGGCACCACCACGACCGATGCCAGCGGCCACTGGAGCATCACGGTGGCCAATGCCGCCGCCGGCCGCGACATTGCCTTCAGCGTGGAACAGGAAGACGCCGCCGGCAATATCAGTGCCCGCTCGCCCGTCATGAAAGTGACGATCGACCGCGAGGTGGCCACACTTGGCGCGCCCGACCTGGCGGCCAGCTCCGACAGCGGCAGCTCCGCCACCGACAATCTGACCAATGCCGCCAATCCGGTTTTCACCGGCAGCGGCGGCGAGGTGGGCGCCACCGTGCGCCTGTTCGCCGGCAATGTGCAAGCCGGCTCGGCGCTGGTGGATGCGAATGGTAACTGGAGCGTCACGGCAACCGGCGTCGGCGCGGGGAGCAACATTCCCTTCACTGTGGAACAGGTCGACAAGGCCGGCAATATCAGCGCCCGCTCCGCCGCGCTCAGCGTGAGCATCGACCGCAGCGTCGTCGCGCCGGGCGTGCCGGACTTGGCCGCCCAGTCCGACAGCGGCATTTCCGCCAGCGACAACCTGACCAATGCCGTCAATCCGGTATTCACCGGCAGCGGCGGCGAAGCCGGCGCCACCATCCGCCTGTACGCCGGTACGGCCCAGGTGGGCAGCGGCACCGTCGACGCCAGCGGCAACTGGTCGGTGACGGCGCTGAATCCCGCGGCGGGCAGCAATATCGCGTTCACTGTCGACCAGGTCGATCTGGCCGGCAATATCAGCGCCCACTCGGCGGCGCTGAATGTGAACATCGACCGCACCGGCCCCGGCCCCTTCACCGACACGAATGGCGCAGCCAATCAGCTGTACGCCGGCTCAGGCTACGGCACGAGCACCGGCGTTACCGCCAAAGCCACCGATGCGGTGACCGGCAGCTACAGCCTGAGCTACAACCCGGGCGGGATTTTCGCCATCAATGCCAACACGGGCGAAATCACCCTGGCCAATAGCAACGCCTTGGGTCAGGGCAGTTACACGGTCACCGTACAGGCCCAGGATGCGGCCGGCAATACCGGCTCGGGCAATTACAGCATCACCGCCCTGCCGCCGTATGTCCCGAACCGCCCGCCCTCGGCCGGCGACGACACGCCTTACACCAATACCGGCGTGCGGGATACCACGGACCGGAGCTCGCTGTATATTGCGATTTCCGATCTGATGAAGAACGACAATGATCCCGATGGTCCGATTTACTTCTCCGGCTTCCAGTCGCAGGTCGGCGGCACGGTGCAGCAATCGGGCAATTACCTGATCTTCACGCCCATGAAGGGTTTCAACGGCAAAGCCCAGTTCAGCTACACGATCACCGATGGCCAGTACAGCGACACGGCGACCGTGAGCTTCAATGTGAGTGCCACCAGCAACCCCTTTGCACACGCCTCGGACATGCAAAAACTGTATGTGGCCATCTTCAATCGCGCAGCCGATGCAGGCGGTCTGAAATGGTATGTCGAGCAATGGAACACCTTCCCGAATACCCTCAACATTGACGAGTTGGCGAAGTCGCTGTACGAATCTCGAGAGGGGCTGGACATCGGCTGGAAAGCGCTCGACAACACGTCCTTCGTCAAGAAGATATACGACAATCTGTTCGACCGTGGCGGCGACTTGATCGACCAGGGCGGCTTGCAGTTCTGGGTCAATGCCCTGAACAACGGGCTGGAACGCCACAAAGCCTTTGCCGCAATTTATGGCGGGGCCGCGGCAGCCGATAAACAGGTGGCCAACAACAAGATCCTGGCCGCCGAGTATCTGACGCACAGCATCAACACCCCGGGCGAACAAAGTGGCGTGTGGAACCAATGGGTGATGAACAACTTTATCGAAGGGGTGAAGACCGAGGCCGATTTATTCAACGCCCGGCTGCACGCCAACGAAACGGTAGCCCAACTGACCGGCCAGCCACTCGATCAGACCAATCTCAATAGCGCCTATCCAGACTACATCTTCTGA
- a CDS encoding TonB-dependent receptor gives MKTNTKYTLMALALAAAFPLHAARADEAQPAAEETRAPAAAKQAGQLETVIVTAQRRAENIKDVPMSIATLKGEKLDVLTSGGQDIRFLSGRSPSVSVESDYGRTFPRFYIRGLGNTDFDLNASQPVGLVMDDIVQENPMLKGFPVFDVDQVEVLRGPQGTLFGRNSPAGVIKFDSAKPVFRTEGYANLGFGKDGVKNLEGAYNVPVSDTVALRFSGQTQRRDDRVHNPRPTGTQDFEGYKDNAGRLQVLVKPSKDFSALFNVHARKMDGTATLFRSNILKKGTNDLVDGFDFKSYPSDGLNEQHLKNKGANMRLRWDLEGVTLHSITGYEKLDFFSRADVDGGYGTASKPPSGPGFVPFSVETADLIPNHKQISQEFRAESNYKGPLQWIAGVFYFKEDIQIDSISFDSLTAGNPKNPNYATQTQNSKSWAAFGTLNYTVNEQFKVRGGLRYTSDKKDFVASRVQGSAASLHPLHSDSTNFSWDLSGTYTLDKDTNLFGRIATGYRAPSMQGRLDSLADVPTQAGAEKVLSYEAGIKQDLFNRRARLSATAFQYRVKDKQLTAGSGIVNMNRLINAEKAIGRGVELDFQANLGDGLSATVGSSYNDTKIKDPNLFVRSCGNVQNNEATGCTVTNPTGPFAGTALIDGNPLPRAPKWQHNFTLRYSVPLGDGEFYAFTDWAYRTSYNFFLYEAKEYKAKSLLEGGLRVGYKFGDGKYELAAYGRNITNRVQALGAIDFVNLTGIVNEPRTYGVQFKANF, from the coding sequence ATGAAGACGAACACGAAGTACACCCTGATGGCCTTGGCGCTTGCCGCCGCCTTCCCGCTGCACGCGGCGCGCGCCGACGAGGCCCAGCCAGCGGCGGAAGAAACGCGGGCGCCGGCCGCCGCCAAGCAGGCCGGCCAGCTGGAAACCGTGATCGTCACCGCCCAGCGCCGCGCCGAGAACATCAAGGATGTGCCGATGTCCATCGCCACCCTAAAAGGCGAAAAGCTCGACGTGCTGACCTCCGGCGGCCAGGACATCCGTTTCCTGTCCGGCCGCTCGCCCAGCGTCAGCGTGGAATCTGACTACGGCCGCACCTTCCCGCGCTTCTACATCCGTGGCCTGGGCAATACCGACTTCGACCTGAACGCCTCCCAGCCGGTCGGCCTGGTGATGGATGACATCGTGCAGGAAAACCCGATGCTGAAAGGCTTCCCGGTCTTCGACGTGGACCAGGTGGAAGTGCTGCGCGGCCCGCAAGGCACCCTGTTCGGCCGCAACTCCCCGGCCGGCGTGATCAAGTTCGACTCGGCCAAGCCGGTGTTCCGCACTGAGGGCTATGCCAACCTGGGCTTCGGCAAGGATGGCGTGAAGAACCTGGAAGGCGCCTACAACGTGCCGGTCAGCGACACCGTGGCCCTGCGTTTCTCCGGCCAGACCCAGCGCCGCGACGACCGCGTGCACAATCCGCGTCCGACCGGCACCCAGGACTTCGAAGGCTATAAGGACAATGCCGGCCGCCTGCAGGTGCTGGTCAAGCCAAGCAAGGACTTCAGCGCCCTGTTCAATGTCCACGCGCGCAAGATGGACGGCACTGCCACCCTGTTCCGCTCGAATATCCTGAAGAAGGGCACCAACGATCTGGTGGACGGCTTCGATTTCAAATCCTATCCGAGCGACGGCCTCAATGAGCAGCACCTGAAGAACAAGGGCGCGAATATGCGCCTGCGCTGGGACCTGGAAGGCGTGACCCTGCACTCCATCACCGGCTACGAGAAGCTGGACTTCTTCAGCCGCGCCGACGTCGATGGCGGCTATGGCACCGCCTCCAAGCCGCCTTCGGGCCCAGGCTTCGTTCCCTTCTCCGTCGAAACGGCCGACCTGATCCCGAACCACAAGCAGATCTCGCAAGAATTCCGCGCCGAATCGAATTACAAGGGACCGCTGCAATGGATCGCCGGCGTCTTCTACTTCAAGGAAGACATCCAGATCGACAGCATCAGCTTCGACTCGCTGACGGCGGGCAATCCGAAAAATCCGAACTACGCGACCCAGACCCAGAATTCCAAATCCTGGGCCGCCTTCGGCACCCTGAACTACACCGTCAACGAGCAGTTCAAAGTGCGCGGCGGCCTGCGCTACACCAGCGACAAGAAGGACTTTGTCGCCAGCCGTGTCCAAGGCAGCGCCGCCAGCCTGCACCCGCTGCATAGCGACTCCACCAATTTCAGCTGGGATCTGAGCGGCACCTACACCCTGGACAAGGACACCAATCTGTTCGGCCGCATCGCCACCGGCTACCGCGCGCCGTCCATGCAGGGCCGCCTCGACTCGCTGGCGGACGTGCCGACCCAGGCCGGCGCCGAGAAAGTGCTGTCCTATGAAGCGGGCATCAAGCAAGACCTGTTCAACCGCCGCGCGCGCCTGAGCGCCACCGCCTTCCAATACCGCGTCAAGGACAAGCAGCTGACCGCCGGCAGCGGCATCGTCAATATGAACCGCTTGATCAACGCCGAAAAAGCCATCGGCCGTGGCGTCGAACTGGACTTCCAGGCCAATCTCGGCGACGGCCTGAGCGCCACCGTCGGCAGCAGCTACAACGACACCAAGATCAAGGATCCCAACCTGTTCGTGCGCAGCTGCGGCAATGTGCAGAACAATGAGGCGACCGGCTGCACCGTGACCAATCCGACCGGTCCTTTCGCCGGCACCGCCCTGATCGACGGCAACCCGCTGCCGCGCGCGCCGAAATGGCAGCACAACTTCACGCTGCGCTACAGCGTGCCGCTGGGCGACGGCGAGTTCTACGCCTTCACCGACTGGGCCTACCGCACCAGCTACAACTTCTTCCTGTACGAAGCCAAGGAATACAAGGCCAAGTCCCTGCTCGAAGGCGGTCTGCGCGTCGGCTACAAATTCGGCGACGGCAAGTATGAACTGGCCGCCTATGGCCGCAACATCACCAACCGCGTGCAAGCGCTGGGCGCCATCGACTTCGTCAACCTGACCGGCATCGTCAACGAACCACGCACCTACGGCGTGCAATTCAAAGCCAACTTCTGA
- a CDS encoding BMP family protein, with amino-acid sequence MKIKQLTVAISALLLAASASAADPKLGIVYDAGGKFDKSFNQSAFEGASRFKKDTGINFIEVQVNSDTQAEQVLRGLARKNLDLIASIGFAQTQALQKVAKEFPKVRFVLIDGVAQGANVNSVTFKEEEGSYLVGVAAAQASKSKKLGFIGGIDIPLIRTFACGYAQGAKATDKKVEVFQNMVGTTSAAWNDPAKGGELARSQFERGVDVVFAVAGGSGMGTLQTAKEKGKLAIGVDSNQNHLYPGTMLTSMVKRVDNAVYDSFMQMKNGTWKAGVTAKGIKEGGVDWALDEHNRKLITPEIEKKVMGARKDIIDGKIKVIDIRATNSCPA; translated from the coding sequence ATGAAAATTAAACAACTCACAGTGGCGATTAGCGCCCTGCTGCTGGCCGCCAGCGCAAGCGCGGCTGACCCGAAACTGGGCATCGTTTACGACGCCGGCGGCAAGTTCGATAAATCGTTCAACCAATCCGCTTTCGAAGGCGCTTCGCGCTTCAAGAAGGATACCGGCATCAACTTCATCGAAGTGCAGGTCAACAGCGACACGCAGGCCGAGCAGGTGCTGCGCGGCCTGGCCCGCAAGAACCTCGACCTGATCGCCTCGATCGGCTTCGCCCAGACCCAGGCCCTGCAAAAAGTGGCCAAGGAATTCCCGAAAGTGCGTTTCGTGCTGATCGACGGCGTGGCCCAGGGTGCGAACGTGAACTCGGTGACCTTCAAGGAAGAAGAAGGCTCGTACCTGGTCGGCGTGGCCGCCGCCCAGGCATCGAAGTCGAAGAAGCTGGGCTTCATCGGCGGCATCGACATTCCCCTGATCCGCACCTTCGCCTGCGGCTATGCGCAAGGCGCCAAAGCCACCGACAAGAAAGTGGAAGTCTTCCAGAACATGGTGGGCACCACCTCGGCCGCGTGGAATGACCCGGCCAAGGGCGGCGAGCTGGCCCGCTCCCAATTCGAGCGCGGCGTGGACGTGGTGTTCGCCGTGGCCGGCGGTTCCGGCATGGGCACCCTGCAGACGGCCAAGGAAAAAGGCAAGCTGGCCATCGGCGTGGACTCCAACCAGAACCACCTGTATCCAGGCACCATGCTGACCTCCATGGTCAAGCGCGTGGACAACGCCGTCTACGACAGCTTCATGCAGATGAAGAACGGCACCTGGAAAGCCGGCGTCACCGCCAAGGGCATCAAGGAAGGCGGCGTCGATTGGGCGCTGGATGAACACAACCGCAAGCTGATCACCCCCGAGATCGAGAAGAAGGTCATGGGCGCGCGCAAGGATATTATCGATGGCAAGATCAAGGTCATCGACATCCGGGCCACGAACAGCTGCCCCGCCTAA